In the genome of Methylococcus sp. EFPC2, the window TGTATTTGAAAACTGAGCCGGAAAAGAGTTTTCTGGACGTGTTGTCGATATTTTCAGAATTCTCGTGTTGAGCAGCGTGGAAGTTTTTCCAACGTCAGAGCCGGAAATTACCCGTTTCGGCCATGATGATCGTGTTCGATCAATAGTTTATCCATGTGCTCAAAGACCTTCGGCACGCAGATTACCGGGAAAGTTCGGCGCCGTTTCACTCCCAAGCTAGTCGCTGGTATCACGCGATCGGGAATGACAGCTGACTTGGGGGCGTCAGAATTTCTGTGTGTGAGGCGTGAGTAGACTTTTCCACGGTGACGGCTGCCGAAGGTCCGTTCAGACCGTAGGCAGAGGGCGCGGTGGCAAAGTCGGTGGTCATTTTATCCGCGAGCCGCTTCAAAGCGTTCAGCGTAGAGGATGGCGAATTGGTTCATGGCGTCCTTCCAATCCTTGGCCGCCCGTCCCCAGTCGGCCGTAATGTTGCGCAAGGCCAGCCAGATCAGCTTGCTGGCAGCATCGTCGCTCGGGAAATGGCCACGCGTCTTGAGGATCTTGCGCAGTCGGGCGTTGATGCTCTCGATGGCATTGGTCGTGTAGATCACCCGGCGGATGGCGGGCGGGAAGGCAAAGAAGGGAATCACCCGGTCCCAGGCCCGCCGCCAGGCGGCGACCACGGTCGGGAATTTCTCACCCCAGAGGCCTTGCTCGAACGCGTCGAGTTCGGCCAGCGCGGCTTCGGCGCTGGGCGCGGTGTAGATCGGCTTGATCGCTGCCGCCAGTGCCTTACGGTCCTTCCAACTCGCGTAGTCGAGGCTGTTGCGAATCAGATGCACGATACAGGTCTGCAGCGTGGTCGCTGGGAAAACGGCGGCCAAGGCCTCGGGCATGCCCTTCAGGCCGTCGGTGACGGCGATCAGGATGTCGACCACACCGCGCGTCTTGAGGTCATTGAAGACCTTCATCCAGAACTTGGCGCCCTCGGTGTTCTCGATCCACAACCCGAGGATGTCGCGCGTGCCGTCTGGCAGAACAGCCAAGGCCAGGTAGATCGCCTTGTTGCGGACCACCGCCTCCTCGCGAATCTTGACCCGCAGAGCATCGAAGAACACCACCGGATACATGGCTTCGAGCGGGCGTGACTG includes:
- a CDS encoding IS256 family transposase; the protein is MPSKTSKKKPAAALPSIPKELIDQMVSGPMDAEAINAASMAFKKALIERALGAELSHHLGYPPGADKPGEVGNHRNGVTGKTVLTEDGPLRIDIPRDRQGSFEPLLIPKHERRFTGFDDKIVAMYARGMTVREIQGFLAEQYGTEVSPEFISSVTDAVMAEVTAWQSRPLEAMYPVVFFDALRVKIREEAVVRNKAIYLALAVLPDGTRDILGLWIENTEGAKFWMKVFNDLKTRGVVDILIAVTDGLKGMPEALAAVFPATTLQTCIVHLIRNSLDYASWKDRKALAAAIKPIYTAPSAEAALAELDAFEQGLWGEKFPTVVAAWRRAWDRVIPFFAFPPAIRRVIYTTNAIESINARLRKILKTRGHFPSDDAASKLIWLALRNITADWGRAAKDWKDAMNQFAILYAERFEAARG